The Breoghania sp. genome has a segment encoding these proteins:
- the tolQ gene encoding protein TolQ yields the protein MISEAFAQTELAAPVADISFFSLFMHAHIMVQVVMLGLIAASVWCWAIIVDKQLLFTRTKRQMSRFENVFWSGQSLEDLYQTLVSRANTSMASLFVAAMREWKRSHEGKKPAIASLQQRIDRVMDVTISREMERLESRLLVLATVGSAAPFIGLFGTVWGIMTSFQAIAASKNTNLAVVAPGIAEALFATALGLLAAIPAVIAYNKFSAEAARLSSRMEGFADEFSAILSRQIDERTQG from the coding sequence ATGATTTCGGAAGCGTTTGCGCAGACAGAGCTTGCCGCGCCGGTGGCCGACATCTCCTTCTTTTCCCTGTTCATGCATGCGCACATCATGGTGCAGGTGGTGATGCTCGGATTGATCGCCGCCTCGGTCTGGTGCTGGGCGATCATCGTCGACAAGCAATTGCTGTTCACGCGCACCAAGCGGCAGATGAGCCGGTTTGAGAATGTCTTCTGGTCCGGCCAGTCGCTTGAGGATCTGTACCAGACGCTGGTGAGCCGGGCGAATACGTCCATGGCGTCGCTCTTCGTGGCGGCGATGCGCGAGTGGAAGCGCTCGCACGAGGGCAAGAAACCCGCCATCGCCAGCCTTCAGCAGCGCATTGACCGGGTGATGGATGTCACAATCTCGCGCGAGATGGAGCGGCTTGAAAGTCGCCTTCTGGTGCTGGCGACCGTCGGGTCCGCCGCGCCCTTCATCGGACTGTTCGGCACCGTCTGGGGCATCATGACCTCGTTCCAGGCGATCGCGGCGTCGAAGAATACCAATCTCGCCGTGGTCGCGCCTGGCATTGCGGAGGCGCTGTTCGCCACCGCTCTCGGCCTTCTGGCGGCCATTCCGGCGGTGATCGCCTACAACAAGTTCTCCGCGGAAGCCGCGCGTCTCTCCAGCCGTATGGAGGGCTTCGCCGACGAGTTTTCAGCCATCCTGTCGCGCCAGATCGACGAACGCACGCAAGGATAG
- the tolR gene encoding protein TolR yields the protein MGVHMGAGGGGSGGRRARRKRHQPMAEINVTPMVDVMLVLLIIFMVAAPLLTVGVPIDLPETRAKALQDDVEPIAISVSKDGKVFLQETEIDPDEIVAKLEAIARNGYEERIYVRGDRDADYGTVMRIMGRISAAGFRRIGLVTTEEQSQ from the coding sequence ATGGGTGTTCACATGGGAGCAGGCGGGGGCGGCTCGGGCGGTCGTCGCGCGCGCCGCAAGCGGCATCAGCCGATGGCGGAAATCAACGTCACGCCGATGGTCGACGTGATGCTGGTGCTGCTCATCATCTTCATGGTCGCGGCCCCGCTTCTTACCGTCGGGGTGCCCATCGATCTGCCCGAGACCCGCGCCAAGGCGCTGCAGGACGATGTGGAGCCGATTGCCATTTCCGTTTCCAAGGACGGCAAGGTCTTCCTGCAGGAAACGGAGATCGACCCGGACGAGATCGTGGCCAAGCTGGAGGCGATTGCCCGCAATGGCTACGAGGAACGCATCTATGTGCGCGGCGACCGCGATGCCGATTATGGAACGGTGATGCGCATCATGGGACGGATCAGTGCGGCTGGTTTCCGCCGGATCGGGTTGGTCACAACCGAGGAACAGAGCCAGTAA
- a CDS encoding alkene reductase, with protein sequence MTDKLFTPLKVGDVDVANRVAMAPLTRNRALPDGDVPHALNAEYYAQRAGAGLIISEGTQISPTAKGYAWTPGIYSDAQVAGWKLVTDAVHAKGGKIFAQIWHVGRVSHTSLQPGGQAPVAPSAITAETRTYDGKGFVATSQPRALEISEIAGILDDYRKAAANAERAGFDGVEIHAANGYLIDQFLRDGSNTRDDAYGGSIENRARFLEEVVDAVTGVLGGGRVGIRLSPFANANGITDSNPQPLFEHVVDRLNRFNLAYLHMVEGQTGGPRELKEGESIEALRKRFDGVYIANNNYTREMAIEAVESGKADMVAFGRAFIANPDLVERLAKDAPLNEVDRDTLYGGGEAGYTDYPFLEEVKA encoded by the coding sequence ATGACCGATAAGCTGTTTACTCCCCTCAAGGTCGGCGATGTCGACGTCGCCAATCGCGTGGCCATGGCCCCGCTGACCCGCAATCGCGCGCTGCCGGATGGGGATGTGCCCCATGCCTTGAACGCCGAATACTATGCCCAGCGCGCGGGCGCGGGTCTGATCATTTCGGAAGGAACGCAGATCAGCCCCACCGCCAAGGGCTATGCCTGGACGCCGGGCATCTATTCCGATGCTCAGGTCGCCGGCTGGAAGCTTGTGACCGATGCGGTCCACGCCAAGGGCGGCAAGATCTTCGCCCAGATCTGGCATGTGGGTCGTGTCTCGCACACCTCGTTGCAGCCGGGCGGCCAGGCTCCTGTCGCGCCGTCGGCCATCACGGCGGAAACACGCACCTATGACGGCAAGGGCTTCGTGGCGACGTCGCAGCCGCGCGCGCTGGAGATTTCCGAGATCGCAGGCATTCTCGACGACTATCGCAAGGCGGCCGCCAATGCGGAGCGCGCCGGGTTCGATGGGGTGGAGATCCACGCCGCGAATGGCTACCTGATCGACCAGTTCCTGCGCGACGGCTCCAACACCCGCGATGACGCCTATGGCGGCTCCATCGAAAACCGCGCGCGGTTTCTCGAAGAGGTGGTGGACGCGGTGACCGGGGTTCTCGGTGGCGGTCGCGTCGGCATTCGTCTCAGCCCGTTTGCAAACGCCAACGGCATCACCGACAGCAACCCGCAGCCGCTTTTCGAACATGTGGTTGATCGGCTGAACCGCTTCAATCTTGCCTATCTGCACATGGTGGAAGGGCAGACCGGCGGGCCGCGCGAGTTGAAGGAGGGCGAGAGCATCGAGGCGCTGCGCAAGCGGTTCGACGGCGTCTATATCGCCAATAACAACTATACGCGGGAAATGGCCATCGAGGCGGTGGAAAGCGGCAAGGCAGACATGGTGGCCTTCGGGCGCGCGTTCATCGCCAACCCGGATCTGGTGGAGCGCCTTGCGAAAGACGCTCCCCTCAACGAGGTCGACCGCGACACGCTCTATGGCGGTGGGGAAGCCGGCTATACGGACTACCCGTTCCTGGAAGAGGTCAAAGCCTGA
- the ybgF gene encoding tol-pal system protein YbgF: MTILRIPAAVCSTVRGKGVSLALALALAVSAPLTIAAPAQAQGFFGSSSNRDDGQLAVRLGQLEEQVRHLTGQVEELSHLLRQTQDQLRRAQEDNEFRFQELEGGKPRKRSDIPAANKPAVAANTGNTGQYGSAPQTGDDRYAAERAGTVQNLGSYNPPVGSGDDQGAGFGGSGQPLDLSMLARGNGANGGADAGAPIYEEPDNPQGGFGVPGVDAGTNDAIGNLASTSGYGSARGEYDEAYAMVLNGQYDQAARSFQAFLATHPDDPLAANAQYWLGESYFGRARYRDAADAFLKTYTDYPDNEKAPDSLLKLGLSLNGLGQKDAACATYSELLAKYPNASGAVLDQARKERKSAGCRG, from the coding sequence ATGACGATATTACGCATTCCTGCTGCCGTATGTTCCACTGTCCGCGGCAAGGGCGTGTCTCTGGCGCTGGCTCTCGCCCTCGCCGTTTCCGCGCCATTGACGATTGCCGCTCCGGCGCAGGCGCAAGGGTTCTTCGGGTCCTCGTCCAACCGCGATGACGGGCAGCTCGCCGTCCGGCTTGGGCAGCTTGAGGAGCAGGTGCGCCATCTGACGGGCCAGGTGGAAGAGCTGAGCCATCTTCTGCGCCAGACGCAGGACCAGTTGCGCCGCGCTCAGGAAGACAATGAATTCCGCTTCCAGGAGCTGGAAGGCGGCAAGCCGCGCAAGCGCTCCGACATTCCGGCTGCAAACAAGCCGGCCGTTGCGGCCAATACCGGCAATACCGGCCAGTATGGCAGTGCGCCGCAGACGGGTGATGACCGTTATGCGGCGGAGCGGGCAGGCACGGTGCAAAACCTCGGATCCTACAATCCGCCCGTCGGGTCGGGCGATGATCAGGGGGCGGGCTTCGGCGGCAGCGGCCAGCCGCTGGATCTGTCCATGCTGGCGCGCGGAAACGGCGCCAATGGCGGGGCGGACGCGGGCGCGCCGATCTATGAGGAGCCGGACAATCCGCAAGGCGGCTTCGGGGTTCCCGGTGTCGATGCCGGAACCAACGACGCGATCGGCAATCTGGCCTCGACCTCGGGTTACGGCTCCGCGCGGGGCGAATATGACGAGGCCTATGCGATGGTTCTGAACGGGCAGTACGATCAGGCGGCCCGCAGCTTCCAGGCTTTTCTCGCAACCCATCCGGATGATCCGCTGGCGGCCAATGCGCAATACTGGCTGGGCGAAAGCTATTTCGGACGCGCGCGCTACCGCGACGCCGCGGATGCCTTCCTCAAGACCTACACGGACTATCCGGACAACGAAAAGGCTCCCGACAGTCTGCTGAAGCTCGGCCTGTCGCTCAACGGGCTCGGGCAGAAGGATGCGGCCTGCGCGACCTATTCGGAGCTTCTGGCCAAATATCCCAACGCATCTGGTGCGGTGCTGGACCAGGCGCGCAAGGAGCGGAAGAGTGCCGGTTGCCGGGGCTGA
- a CDS encoding methyl-accepting chemotaxis protein, translated as MLRNSLSTKISVIFIGCAFALCVALVITAAQLAGSVANEQADKALLSATVGKRKAVEMGLQQVRDSVGFFTTLPTAKDSIMKMRAGWKNLKENQTAQLRKIYVDDNPNAAGARHLMKETDEKNYYTNSHALVHQEAEDLIGQHLFRDLALADPDGNIVYTYRKDEDFGRAFDDPAMSGMAIQAAMTPLMEAAKAGTLKASDLFFSGFDVNEAGNVSAVLATPIFYLDKFFGAVAFSIDMERFSALLNDKTGIGESERSMLATPDGKLIQFAKEGGTRAQMKLSDVRISDNELHIDSADWRFKASTATFLGQEFTVIEAVEQAELSAAASRITNGVTIAGIICLIPFAGLIWWLTKRMFAPLVRLSSLSRRIAEGELDTEVGGVQRADEIGEMARSVDIFRNNSLERERLSRESAAGEIERKKRAEAIDALISGFRAEVTEVLSNMGEVLDGVARTATDLAQSSSNVAAQGADAEQEAERASGNVEAVAAATEELNASIAEIERQVATTADVVLKTTRTTASSNEKVAGLARSVDRIGEVVGLIQAIAEQTNLLALNATIEAARAGEAGRGFAIVASEVKDLAGQTAKATEEISGQIAEIQASTTEAVTEIGVVTESIAEVNGYTEAIASAVREQGSATSEISHNVSQAANGTRIVNESVSVLSARMGESAGAMDELKATTSVLMERAEQLRASIDHFLSDVAAA; from the coding sequence ATGCTTCGCAATAGTCTGTCGACGAAGATTTCTGTCATTTTTATCGGATGTGCCTTTGCGTTATGCGTTGCGCTGGTGATTACGGCGGCCCAATTGGCGGGCAGTGTCGCCAACGAGCAGGCCGACAAGGCCCTGTTGAGCGCCACCGTGGGCAAGCGCAAGGCGGTGGAAATGGGCCTTCAGCAGGTCCGCGACAGCGTCGGTTTCTTCACCACATTGCCCACCGCCAAGGACAGCATCATGAAGATGCGGGCGGGCTGGAAGAACCTGAAGGAAAATCAGACCGCGCAGCTGCGCAAGATCTATGTCGACGACAACCCCAACGCGGCCGGCGCACGTCACCTGATGAAGGAGACGGACGAAAAGAACTACTACACCAATTCCCATGCCCTGGTGCATCAGGAGGCGGAGGATCTGATCGGGCAGCATCTCTTCCGGGATCTCGCGCTCGCCGATCCGGACGGCAATATCGTCTACACCTATCGCAAGGACGAGGATTTCGGGCGGGCCTTCGACGATCCGGCCATGTCGGGAATGGCCATTCAGGCGGCCATGACGCCGCTGATGGAAGCTGCGAAGGCTGGAACCCTGAAAGCCTCCGACCTGTTCTTTTCCGGTTTCGACGTGAACGAAGCGGGCAATGTCTCCGCTGTCCTGGCCACGCCGATCTTCTATCTCGACAAGTTCTTCGGTGCTGTCGCCTTCTCCATCGACATGGAACGCTTTTCCGCGCTTCTCAATGACAAGACGGGCATAGGCGAGAGCGAGCGCAGCATGCTCGCAACGCCGGATGGCAAGCTGATCCAGTTCGCGAAAGAGGGCGGGACGCGCGCGCAGATGAAACTCTCCGATGTGCGCATCTCCGACAACGAGCTGCATATCGACAGCGCGGACTGGCGCTTCAAGGCGTCCACGGCGACCTTTCTCGGTCAGGAATTTACCGTCATCGAGGCGGTGGAACAGGCGGAACTGTCCGCGGCTGCGTCACGTATCACCAATGGCGTGACAATTGCCGGGATCATCTGCCTGATCCCCTTCGCCGGGCTCATCTGGTGGCTGACCAAGCGGATGTTTGCGCCGCTCGTGCGTCTTTCCTCCCTGTCGCGCCGCATTGCGGAAGGCGAGCTGGATACCGAGGTCGGCGGGGTCCAGCGGGCCGACGAGATCGGCGAAATGGCGCGCTCGGTTGATATTTTCCGCAATAACTCGCTGGAGCGCGAACGGTTGAGCCGGGAGAGCGCGGCGGGCGAAATCGAGCGCAAGAAGCGGGCGGAGGCGATTGACGCGCTGATTTCCGGCTTCCGGGCGGAGGTGACGGAGGTCTTGTCCAACATGGGCGAGGTGCTGGACGGCGTCGCAAGGACCGCGACCGATCTTGCGCAAAGTTCCTCGAATGTGGCGGCGCAGGGGGCGGACGCGGAACAGGAAGCGGAACGCGCTTCGGGAAATGTGGAGGCGGTTGCGGCTGCCACCGAAGAGCTCAACGCCTCGATTGCCGAGATCGAACGTCAGGTCGCCACCACCGCCGATGTGGTTCTCAAGACCACGCGGACCACGGCGTCGTCCAATGAGAAGGTCGCCGGTCTTGCCCGTTCTGTGGATCGGATCGGCGAAGTCGTCGGGCTCATTCAGGCGATTGCGGAACAGACCAATCTCCTCGCCCTGAACGCGACCATCGAGGCGGCGCGCGCAGGCGAAGCGGGGCGCGGTTTTGCCATCGTGGCCTCCGAGGTCAAGGACCTGGCCGGTCAGACGGCCAAGGCGACGGAGGAAATTTCTGGCCAAATCGCGGAAATCCAGGCCTCCACGACGGAAGCCGTGACCGAGATCGGGGTGGTGACGGAGAGCATCGCGGAGGTGAACGGCTACACGGAAGCCATTGCGTCGGCGGTGCGCGAGCAGGGCAGCGCGACCTCGGAAATCTCGCACAACGTTTCGCAGGCGGCCAATGGCACGCGGATCGTCAACGAGTCCGTCTCTGTCCTGTCCGCCCGAATGGGCGAGAGCGCGGGGGCCATGGACGAGCTGAAGGCGACGACCAGCGTGCTGATGGAGCGGGCGGAACAGTTGCGCGCCTCCATCGACCACTTCCTGAGCGACGTGGCAGCCGCCTGA
- the ybgC gene encoding tol-pal system-associated acyl-CoA thioesterase codes for MSDAKKSWPDLSGRLDAGAHVLGVRVYYEDTDFSGIVYHASYLRFMERGRSDLLRLCGVHHSALDAGITGERLAIVVRHMDIDYLKPAHIDDVLEIRTFCQHARGAKIILEQTVERAGEVLIRARVTAAVINREGRARRIPPEVVERLGVVIASAD; via the coding sequence ATGTCTGATGCGAAGAAATCCTGGCCCGATCTGTCCGGCCGCCTCGATGCGGGGGCGCATGTGCTCGGCGTGCGCGTCTACTACGAAGACACCGACTTTTCCGGCATCGTCTATCACGCTTCCTATCTGCGCTTCATGGAGCGCGGGCGCTCCGATCTGTTGCGGCTTTGCGGCGTGCATCACAGCGCGCTGGATGCCGGGATTACCGGCGAACGGCTGGCCATCGTCGTGCGCCACATGGATATCGACTATCTCAAGCCGGCCCATATCGATGACGTGCTGGAAATCCGCACCTTCTGCCAGCATGCGCGGGGCGCGAAGATCATTCTTGAACAGACGGTGGAGCGCGCGGGCGAGGTGCTGATCCGGGCGCGTGTCACCGCCGCCGTGATCAACAGGGAAGGGCGCGCGCGCCGTATTCCGCCCGAGGTGGTGGAAAGGCTCGGCGTCGTGATCGCCAGCGCGGACTGA
- a CDS encoding L-lactate dehydrogenase translates to MKVGIVGAGMVGSSAAFAIALMGHASSITLVDANEALAKAQAQDISHAVPFASSTRLASGSFDDLKDARIVILAAGASQRPGETRLELLSRNAGIIRSIVTEVLRVAPDAILIAASNPVDVVTQIAHRVSGLPANRVIGSGTILDSARFRSLLGQHLGVSPHSIHAYVLGEHGDSEVLAWSSARAGALPIAQVAAQVNVSLDEAVRAEIDSGVRNAAYTIINGKGSTYYGIGAGLARLVEVIGRNQNVVFSVSSVTEEIEGVRDVALSIPRVLGAGGVVTDLVPQLDETEHAALRQSATILKAQIESLSL, encoded by the coding sequence ATGAAGGTGGGAATTGTCGGGGCGGGCATGGTTGGAAGCTCCGCCGCATTCGCGATCGCGCTCATGGGACATGCAAGCTCGATCACGCTGGTCGATGCGAACGAGGCGCTGGCAAAGGCGCAGGCGCAGGATATTTCCCATGCCGTCCCCTTCGCGTCATCGACCAGGCTCGCAAGCGGCTCTTTCGACGACCTGAAGGACGCGCGCATCGTCATTCTCGCAGCCGGGGCCAGCCAGCGTCCGGGAGAAACCCGGCTGGAGCTTCTCTCGCGCAATGCCGGGATCATCCGCTCCATCGTCACAGAGGTGTTGCGGGTGGCCCCCGACGCCATCCTGATCGCCGCCTCGAACCCGGTCGATGTGGTCACCCAGATCGCCCATCGCGTCAGCGGACTTCCCGCAAACCGCGTCATCGGTTCAGGCACCATTCTGGATTCCGCACGCTTCCGTTCGCTGCTGGGCCAACATCTCGGCGTCTCGCCCCATTCCATTCACGCCTATGTGCTGGGCGAACACGGCGACAGCGAGGTTCTGGCCTGGTCGAGCGCACGCGCGGGCGCGCTGCCGATCGCGCAGGTCGCAGCCCAGGTGAATGTGTCGCTGGATGAGGCCGTGCGCGCCGAAATCGACAGCGGCGTGCGCAACGCCGCCTACACCATCATCAATGGCAAGGGCTCGACCTATTACGGTATCGGCGCGGGGCTTGCCCGCCTTGTGGAGGTGATCGGTCGAAACCAGAACGTGGTCTTTTCCGTCTCAAGCGTGACGGAGGAGATCGAGGGCGTACGCGACGTGGCCTTGTCCATCCCCCGTGTCCTGGGCGCCGGCGGCGTGGTCACCGATCTGGTGCCGCAGCTCGATGAAACCGAGCACGCAGCACTTCGCCAAAGCGCGACGATCCTCAAGGCGCAGATCGAGTCCCTCTCCCTGTAA
- the pal gene encoding peptidoglycan-associated lipoprotein Pal has protein sequence MNGTFMRGMRFAAVAAVALLVAACAQTRPDNIANSTVAPGTAQDFVVNVGDRVFFTVDSSDLTAEARATLDKQAQWLQQYSRYSIRMEGHADERGTREYNIALGARRATAARDYLVSRGVNASRIHVISYGKERPVAVCNDASCWTQNRRAVTVVNNAGS, from the coding sequence ATGAACGGGACTTTCATGCGCGGAATGCGTTTCGCTGCGGTGGCGGCGGTTGCGCTTCTCGTCGCAGCCTGCGCCCAGACGAGGCCTGACAACATCGCCAACAGCACGGTGGCGCCGGGAACGGCTCAGGACTTCGTCGTCAATGTCGGGGATCGGGTGTTCTTCACGGTCGACAGTTCCGACCTGACCGCCGAAGCCCGCGCCACGCTGGACAAGCAGGCGCAGTGGTTGCAGCAATATTCGAGATACTCGATCCGCATGGAAGGTCATGCGGATGAACGCGGTACGCGCGAATACAACATCGCGCTGGGCGCTCGTCGTGCCACCGCCGCACGTGACTACCTTGTGAGCCGCGGCGTCAATGCCAGCCGCATTCACGTCATCTCCTACGGCAAGGAACGGCCGGTGGCGGTGTGTAACGACGCCTCGTGCTGGACCCAGAACCGCCGTGCGGTGACGGTCGTCAACAACGCGGGCAGCTGA
- a CDS encoding cell envelope biogenesis protein TolA, whose product MRIGLTVSAFGHAAVLLWGLIAFPNTEPFFVEPVDALPVDLVPLSEMTRTQVGERTAPKENAPAPKPADKPVEAPKDAPEPGKKPSEAAKPTPPAEPSRTAATQPEPSPEAEPAPQAEPAPEAEPEPAPQAEAAPEPPKPVKVVPQSKPRPPRRTQTAATPPSTTREPEKEFDPNEISNLLNKVTPSGGQQTATNEPAGLGAREATRLQGLSTSDLDLMVSKIKERWNYVPDAFPSDLVVVVQFSLTRDGHLASTPQIMNSHPYPRFRQLAEAAVRAIIAVDRSEGFNFLPADRYDGNGGWNTVLANLRPQ is encoded by the coding sequence ATGCGCATTGGGCTCACCGTATCCGCCTTTGGCCACGCGGCCGTGCTGCTTTGGGGGCTTATCGCCTTTCCGAACACGGAACCCTTTTTCGTGGAGCCGGTCGATGCGCTGCCGGTTGACCTCGTGCCCTTGTCGGAGATGACGCGCACACAAGTGGGCGAGCGCACCGCGCCAAAGGAAAACGCGCCCGCGCCAAAGCCCGCCGACAAGCCGGTGGAGGCCCCGAAGGACGCGCCGGAGCCGGGCAAGAAACCCTCCGAAGCCGCCAAGCCGACGCCGCCGGCAGAGCCGAGCCGGACTGCTGCCACGCAGCCCGAACCGTCGCCGGAAGCCGAGCCTGCGCCGCAGGCGGAACCCGCACCTGAGGCCGAGCCCGAACCTGCGCCACAGGCGGAAGCCGCGCCGGAGCCGCCCAAGCCGGTCAAGGTCGTGCCGCAGTCCAAGCCGCGCCCGCCGCGCCGCACCCAGACGGCGGCGACGCCGCCTTCCACGACGCGCGAGCCGGAAAAGGAATTCGACCCGAACGAGATCTCGAACCTTCTGAACAAGGTCACGCCTTCCGGCGGTCAGCAGACGGCCACAAACGAGCCGGCAGGCCTTGGCGCGCGTGAGGCGACGCGGCTTCAGGGGCTTTCCACCAGCGATCTCGATCTGATGGTTTCCAAGATCAAGGAACGCTGGAACTACGTGCCCGATGCCTTCCCGTCCGATCTTGTCGTGGTGGTGCAGTTCTCGCTGACACGCGACGGCCATCTGGCGAGCACGCCGCAGATCATGAATTCGCATCCCTATCCGCGTTTCCGGCAACTGGCGGAAGCCGCGGTTCGGGCGATCATCGCGGTGGATCGCAGCGAAGGGTTCAATTTTCTGCCCGCGGACCGTTATGACGGGAACGGTGGGTGGAATACGGTGTTGGCCAATCTGAGGCCGCAATGA
- the tolB gene encoding Tol-Pal system beta propeller repeat protein TolB, with product MAVAVLGFIAVGVQPSNALVEINVSGGNIEPLPIALPTFGGDDANLSADIVSVITADLRRSGLFRPLDPQSFIQKDMDVNTQPRFGDWRVITAQVLATGSVFRQSDGRLRAEFRLWDVFAGEQMLGQQYFTTPDNWRRLAHIIADAIYERLTGEKGYFDTRVVFVSESGPKDKRVKRLAIMDQDGANVRYLTRGDDLVLTPRFSPTSQEVTYMSYASGDPQVYLLNIETGQREVVGNFPGMTFAPRFSPDGQRVIMSLQQNGNANIFAMDLRSRRTTRLTNSAAIDTSPSYSPDGRQVVFESDRGGAQKIYVMNADGSNTRRISFGPGSYSTPVWSPRGDLIAFTKQHEGRFMIGVMKPDGSQERILTEGFHNEGPTWAPNGRVLMFFRDTPGANGGPQLWTVDLTGYNERRVETQGFASDPAWSPLLD from the coding sequence ATGGCCGTAGCTGTGCTCGGGTTCATCGCCGTGGGTGTCCAGCCTTCCAACGCGCTGGTGGAGATCAACGTTTCGGGCGGCAATATCGAGCCGCTGCCCATCGCGCTGCCGACTTTCGGCGGTGACGATGCGAATTTGTCCGCCGATATCGTTTCCGTGATCACGGCAGACCTGCGCCGGTCCGGGCTTTTCCGCCCGCTCGATCCGCAGAGCTTCATCCAGAAGGACATGGACGTGAACACCCAGCCGCGCTTCGGCGACTGGCGGGTGATCACCGCGCAGGTGCTGGCGACCGGCTCCGTCTTTCGGCAGTCGGACGGGCGGCTTCGTGCGGAGTTCCGTCTGTGGGACGTGTTTGCGGGCGAGCAGATGCTCGGCCAGCAATATTTCACCACGCCCGACAACTGGCGTCGCCTTGCCCATATCATCGCCGATGCGATCTATGAGCGGCTGACCGGCGAAAAAGGCTATTTCGATACCCGCGTGGTCTTCGTCAGCGAAAGCGGACCGAAGGACAAGCGCGTCAAGCGACTGGCCATCATGGATCAGGACGGCGCGAATGTGCGCTATCTGACCCGTGGCGATGACCTCGTGCTGACCCCGCGCTTTTCGCCGACGAGCCAGGAGGTCACCTACATGTCCTACGCGTCGGGCGATCCGCAGGTCTATCTGCTGAACATCGAGACCGGCCAACGTGAAGTGGTGGGCAATTTCCCCGGCATGACGTTTGCCCCACGGTTTTCGCCCGACGGGCAGCGGGTGATCATGAGCCTGCAGCAGAACGGCAACGCCAATATCTTCGCCATGGATCTGCGCTCGCGGCGCACCACGCGGCTGACCAATTCCGCCGCCATCGACACCTCGCCCTCCTATTCGCCGGATGGGCGTCAGGTGGTGTTCGAATCCGACCGCGGCGGCGCGCAGAAGATCTACGTGATGAATGCCGACGGCTCCAACACGCGCCGCATCAGCTTCGGTCCCGGCTCCTATTCCACGCCGGTCTGGTCGCCGCGCGGCGATCTCATCGCCTTCACCAAGCAGCATGAGGGCCGGTTCATGATCGGCGTGATGAAGCCCGATGGCAGCCAGGAGCGCATCCTGACGGAGGGCTTCCATAACGAAGGCCCGACCTGGGCCCCCAACGGCCGTGTGCTGATGTTCTTCCGCGATACGCCGGGGGCCAATGGCGGGCCGCAGCTGTGGACGGTGGATCTGACCGGCTACAACGAACGGCGCGTGGAGACGCAAGGGTTCGCCTCCGATCCGGCCTGGTCGCCGCTTCTCGACTAG